In Brevinematia bacterium, the genomic window TCGGCCATAGGACACGGGTGAGGTTCGCACTATGTAGTTGTAGTCAGGGTTGTTTAGGCCTTTATAGAGTTTGAGTAGAAATGTTTTCAAGTGTTTTCCTAGATCTCTTATTTCCTCCTCGGTTATGTCTGAGAATCTTGAGGAATGTCTTTTCGGGAGTATCCATGAATGAAATGGGGATGACGCAGCGTATAATACCACAGAGATGAAGTATTCACTTTCAATTACTACTCTTTCCCTAGTTTTCATCTCTTCTTCTATTACTCTACAGAATACACATTTTCCGTGATCGCTATAATACTTGAATGCTTCTTCTACCCTTTGTTTCACGTCTCTTGGTATTATAGGTAGGGCGAGGATTTGAGAATGAGGATGCACTAACGAAGCTCCAGCTTTATATCCGTGGTTGCGAAAAATAACAACATACTCTATGTTCTCTTTCTTCATAATCTCACCTTCCCTCTGTTTGTAAAACCTTAATATCTTCTCAACATCACTTTCACTCATAAGTGCAGGAGTTGTGTTGTGAATAGGGGATTCTATAATCACTTCATGAATTCCGTATCCAGAAATTGTTCTGAATATATCTTTCTCAATCCACTCAAACTGTGTTTCATCGTTTAATGCAGGAAATTTGTTGAAAACAGATTTCAATATCCACTTGCCACCTTCAACAACCCTATCAACCTCCCTGTGAGGGAATTTACTTTCATTACCAGGACAAAAAGGACAATTTTCATCGTATTCCTTATCTGATACCAACTTTGGACTATCATCTATGAAGTCATGAGGTCTTTTTGCTCTTTCCTTTGCTATTATCACCCACTCCTTGTATACAATGTTTTGCCTAAGCTCGGACATACTCTCTATCTCCCCTGTTGTTGATGTTGTTGTCTTGTCTCTTCAAGAAGTTCGTTATACATAGCCTTTATTCTCTTCCGTTCTCTTAACAGTAGCTCAAAAAAGTCTGTCATCCTAGCTTGTTCTATATTCTTCCTCCTTATCGTTTCTTTTGCCAAGATTTGCCATACACTTTCATCATCAATCTCGTCAGCTGGCTCTATAAGAAATGGAGTGTATTCTATCTCAATACCTTGAATGTA contains:
- the galT gene encoding galactose-1-phosphate uridylyltransferase, translating into MSELRQNIVYKEWVIIAKERAKRPHDFIDDSPKLVSDKEYDENCPFCPGNESKFPHREVDRVVEGGKWILKSVFNKFPALNDETQFEWIEKDIFRTISGYGIHEVIIESPIHNTTPALMSESDVEKILRFYKQREGEIMKKENIEYVVIFRNHGYKAGASLVHPHSQILALPIIPRDVKQRVEEAFKYYSDHGKCVFCRVIEEEMKTRERVVIESEYFISVVLYAASSPFHSWILPKRHSSRFSDITEEEIRDLGKHLKTFLLKLYKGLNNPDYNYIVRTSPVSYGRNKYFHWYITIVPRLTRSAGFELGSGMFINPSIPEEDARFLRELEV